From Sporohalobacter salinus, one genomic window encodes:
- the argJ gene encoding bifunctional glutamate N-acetyltransferase/amino-acid acetyltransferase ArgJ: MTTNQTEVKFKNLSGGITNTPGFFGAGLNCGIKEYEKDLALIYSDTEAKLAAVFTQNQVKAAPVLIGQQLKENGKAQAFIINSGNANACTGEEGLENANKINELLGEELGIDADLIFPASTGIIGRQLPMEPITSGLELIVDQLHPAGGKKACRAIMTTDTYPKEMAVSFEIDGQEVILGGMAKGSGMIEPNMATMLGFLTTDLNISQQLLQEALTEAVDEFFNRITVDGDQSTNDTVAIMTNSQAENKPINHKGDNYYKFVAVLKEVTKYLAQQIVKDGEGATKFVEIEVVNALTLNDANLISRAIANSQLVKTALFGEDPNWGRIVAAAGYSGGQVELDRLDLEINDHKLLVNGKQELTDAEKLRNLLARDEIKIRLNLHLGSGQAKVWTCDLSHEYVKINGEYHT, encoded by the coding sequence ATGACAACTAATCAAACAGAAGTAAAATTCAAGAATTTATCAGGTGGAATTACTAATACACCTGGTTTTTTTGGAGCGGGACTTAATTGCGGCATAAAAGAGTATGAGAAGGATTTAGCGTTAATATATAGTGACACAGAAGCTAAGTTAGCAGCAGTCTTTACTCAAAATCAGGTTAAGGCAGCACCTGTTTTAATTGGACAGCAGCTAAAAGAGAATGGTAAGGCACAGGCTTTTATTATTAATAGCGGTAATGCTAATGCTTGTACTGGAGAAGAAGGACTTGAGAATGCTAATAAAATAAATGAATTACTAGGAGAAGAGCTGGGGATTGACGCTGATTTAATATTTCCGGCGTCAACTGGAATAATTGGTCGACAACTGCCGATGGAGCCTATAACTTCTGGACTTGAATTAATTGTAGATCAACTTCATCCTGCTGGAGGAAAGAAGGCCTGCCGAGCAATTATGACTACAGATACTTATCCAAAAGAAATGGCAGTCTCTTTTGAAATAGATGGTCAAGAAGTTATTTTAGGCGGCATGGCAAAAGGTTCGGGGATGATTGAACCTAATATGGCAACAATGTTAGGCTTTTTAACGACAGATCTGAATATTTCACAACAATTATTACAGGAAGCTTTAACAGAAGCTGTTGATGAATTTTTCAATCGGATTACTGTAGACGGTGATCAGAGTACAAATGATACAGTAGCTATTATGACTAATAGTCAAGCAGAGAACAAACCTATTAATCATAAAGGAGATAATTATTATAAATTCGTGGCTGTATTAAAGGAAGTAACTAAATATCTAGCTCAACAGATAGTTAAAGATGGTGAAGGTGCAACTAAATTTGTGGAAATAGAAGTAGTAAATGCTTTGACTTTAAATGATGCTAATTTAATTTCTAGAGCAATAGCCAATTCTCAATTAGTTAAAACAGCATTATTTGGTGAAGATCCTAATTGGGGAAGAATAGTAGCTGCTGCAGGTTATTCTGGAGGACAAGTAGAACTGGATCGATTAGATTTAGAAATTAATGATCATAAGTTGTTGGTAAATGGTAAACAGGAGCTAACTGATGCTGAGAAGCTACGCAATTTATTAGCTCGTGATGAGATTAAGATTAGACTTAATCTTCATTTAGGTTCAGGACAGGCGAAGGTTTGGACCTGCGACCTTTCTCATGAATATGTTAAGATTAATGGAGAGTACCATACTTAA